A genomic region of Pelodiscus sinensis isolate JC-2024 chromosome 1, ASM4963464v1, whole genome shotgun sequence contains the following coding sequences:
- the LOC142827853 gene encoding olfactory receptor 52E4-like: MSDSNRSVFTNPSTFILLGVPGLEGSHVWISIPFCGLYAIALLGNLAILFIIKMEPRLHEPMYYFLCMLTVTDLVLCTSTLPKTLSIFWFNSREISFSGCFTQMFFIHSLTVMESGYCVVMAFDRYVAICDPLRHSTILTNSMMVKIGLAVALRGIILILPFPLLAIRWPYCRTNIIFSTHCKYMSVVSLACGDIRISSYYGLFVAFAVMFLDLFLIAVSYTQILRAIFRLPTKDARVKTFGTCSSHLLAILAFNLPALFTFLTQYFGQNMPHHVHIIVANVYLLVPPMLNPIIYGVRTKQIRDNLVQLFTPRKK; the protein is encoded by the coding sequence atgtcagattccaacagAAGTgtcttcaccaacccctccaccttcatatTGCTGGGAGTCCCTGGACTGGAGGGgtcccatgtctggatctccatccccttctgtggtCTATACGCCATCGCCCTCTTGGGGAACTTAGCCATCCTGTTCATCATCAAGATGGAACCAAgactccatgagcccatgtactatttcctctgcatgctgacCGTCACTGACCTGGTCCTGTGCACGTCCACCTTGCCCAAAacgctgagcatcttctggttcaattccagggaaaTCAGTTTCAGTGGCTGcttcacccagatgttcttcattcactcTCTGACGGTGATGGAGTCCGGGTATTGTGTGGTCATGGcttttgatcgctacgtggccatctgtgatccactgagacattccaccatcctgacaaactccATGATGGTCAAGATTGGCCTGGCCGTGGCACTGCGTGGCATCATTCTCattctgccctttcccctcctaGCCATTcggtggccatattgcagaacaaATATCATCTTCTCCACACACTGTAAGTATATGTCTGTGGTGAGCCTGGCATGCGGTGACATCCGCATCAGTAGCTACTATGGCCTCTTTGTGGCATTCGCCGTGATGTTTCTGGATCTGTTTCTTATCGCtgtgtcctacacccagatcctcagggccatcttccgcctccccaccaaggacgcccgggtcaagacttttgggacctgcagctcccacctccttgCCATTTTAGCCTTTAATCTCCCAGCTCTCTTCACCTTCCTCACACAATATTTTGGACAGAATATGCCCCATCATGTCCACATTATCGTGGCCAATGTCTAtctcctggtgccccccatgctgaaccccatcatctacggggtgaggaccaaGCAGATACGAGACAATTTGGTTCAGCTCTTTACTCCTAGGAAGAAATAA